A portion of the Haliaeetus albicilla chromosome 5, bHalAlb1.1, whole genome shotgun sequence genome contains these proteins:
- the VPS18 gene encoding vacuolar protein sorting-associated protein 18 homolog, producing the protein MASILDEYEDSLYRSASVQQSRASVGIPHSGYVNARLEKETPIFNKQRIDFAPPEKINSLVVSSNQLCMSLGKDTLLRIDLGKPDEPNQVELGRKDEAKVYKMFLDHTGSHLLIALNTGECLYLNRSVQKVRALSRWKGHLIESVGWNKFLGSETNTGPVLVGTAQGQIYEAEISVSEGSLFSTNPDQYFRQVYTLEEESGPAPVCCLEIERGIEGKFFIIATTRKRLFQFVGKVPEGTEQQGFSSIFAMHADHLPSFREFPANFGFSEIAFYTPKLRSNPRSFAWMMGNGVLYGTLDYSRPDSILSDERVWVYPSDIDITVNKPISIVLTQFHFLLLLPDRVKAVCTLNGQVVFQDLFLEKFGLLTRMIKDPTVQQIWIHTEKVVFRYHVQRESRDVWKMYMNMNKFDLAKEYCKDRPECLDIVLAKEAEHCFQNKRYLDSAKCYALTQNYFEEIALKFIEAKQEEALMEFLIKKLSNLKPSEKTQTTLLTTWLTELYLNWLGILEGDPSQRNLYLDIREKFRTFLSSPKNKDCLFNNRASIYELLASHGDTEHMVYFAVIMQDYERVVAHHCQHDEYDEALNVLSRHRDEKLFYKFSPVLIQHIPKKVVDAWISMGSRLDARNLIPALVNYSQSASTQQINEAIRYMEFCVYQLEETQQAIHNYLLSLYALCRPDSLLSYLEQAGTNPNRIHYDLKYALRLCAEHGHHHACVHIYKVMELYEEAVDLALQVDVDLAKSCADLPEDDEELRKKLWLKIARHVVQEEKDVKKAMACLSSCALLKIEDVLPFFPDFVTIDHFKEAICNSLEDYNKHIEELKREMEEATQSAKRIREDIQEMRNKYGFVEPQEKCAACDFPLLNRPFYLFLCGHMFHYDCLLQAVFPNLPAYKQAKLEDLQKKLAATSQPSKSHHRPKDADTISLGKGQQSREQIKADIDDIVAAECVYCGELMIRSIDKPFIDPQKYEEEMQSWL; encoded by the exons GATATGTGAATGCACGACTGGAGAAGGAAACGCCAATATTTAACAAGCAAAGGATTGATTTTGCTCCTCCAGAGAAAATTAACAGCTTAGTGGTCTCCTCTAACCAGCTCTGTATGAGCCTTGGCAAAGACACCCTTCTCAG GATTGATCTTGGGAAGCCAGATGAACCTAATCAGGTAGAGCTGGGACGCAAAGATGAAGCCAAAGTCTACAAGATGTTTTTGGACCACACAG GCTCTCATCTCCTGATTGCTCTGAACACTGGTGAATGCCTTTACCTGAACAGAAGTGTTCAGAAAGTGCGAGCACTCTCCCGCTGGAAAGGCCACTTGATTGAAAGTGTGGGCTGGAACAAATTTCTTGGTTCAGAGACCAACACTGGGCCTGTCTTGGTGGGGACAGCCCAGGGGCAGATCTATGAGGCTGAAATCTCTGTCAGCGAGGGAAGCCTTTTCAGCACTAACCCTGACCAGTACTTCCGACAGGTCTACACTCTGGAGGAGGAATCGGGACCTGCCCCAGTCTGCTGCTTGGAGATTGAACGTGGAATAGAAGGGAAATTTTTTATTATAGCCACTACTCGGAAGAGACTCTTCCAGTTTGTTGGCAAAGTGCCTGAAGGGACAGAGCAGCAAGGCTTCAGCTCCATATTTGCTATGCATGCTGACCATTTGCCCAGCTTCCGGGAGTTTCCAGCCAACTTTGGTTTCAGTGAGATAGCTTTTTACACCCCAAAACTGCGCTCCAACCCACGCTCCTTTGCCTGGATGATGGGAAATGGTGTTTTATATGGTACGTTGGATTATAGCCGTCCTGATTCAATTTTGAGTGATGAACGGGTCTGGGTTTATCCTTCTGATATTGACATAACTGTGAACAAGCCAATATCCATTGTACTTACCCAGTTCCACTTCTTGTTGCTGCTGCCTGATCGGGTGAAGGCTGTATGCACTCTGAATGGGCAGGTTGTTTTTCAAGATCTGTTCCTGGAGAAGTTTGGCTTACTGACACGCATGATCAAAGATCCCACAGTCCAGCAGATATGGATCCACACTGAGAAAGTAGTGTTCCGCTACCATGTCCAGCGGGAATCTAGAGATGTGTGGAAGATGTATATGAATATGAACAAATTTGATTTAGCCAAAGAGTATTGTAAGGACCGTCCAGAGTGCCTGGATATTGTGCTGGCAAAAGAGGCAGAGCACTGCTTCCAAAACAAGAGGTATCTAGACAGTGCCAAATGTTATGCGCTGACCCAGAACTACTTTGAGGAAATTGCCCTTAAGTTCATTGAAGCCAAGCAAGAAGAGGCCCTGATGGAGTTTCTGATTAAGAAGCTAAGTAACCTAAAGCCTTCCGAGAAGACGCAGACCACTCTGCTGACCACATGGTTAACGGAGCTGTACCTGAACTGGCTAGGTATATTGGAAGGAGATCCCTCACAGCGAAATCTCTATTTGGATATCCGCGAGAAGTTTCGCACTTTCCTGAGCAGTCCTAAAAACAAAGACTGTCTATTTAATAACCGGGCATCTATTTATGAGCTGTTGGCAAGCCATGGGGACACAGAGCACATGGTCTACTTTGCAGTTATCATGCAGGACTACGAGCGTGTAGTAGCTCACCACTGCCAGCATGATGAGTATGATGAAGCTCTAAATGTGCTGTCCAGGCACAGAGATGAGAAGCTGTTCTACAAGTTCTCTCCAGTCCTCATCCAGCATATTCCCAAGAAGGTAGTTGATGCTTGGATTTCTATGGGTTCTAGACTGGATGCTAGGAACCTCATTCCAGCCCTTGTTAACTATAGCCAGAGTGCCAGCACCCAGCAGATCAATGAAGCCATTAGATATATGGAGTTCTGTGTCTATCAGTTGGAGGAAACCCAGCAAGCCATTCACAACTACCTGTTGTCTCTTTACGCTTTGTGTCGGCCGGACTCATTGCTATCGTACCTGGAGCAAGCAGGAACCAACCCAAACAGGATCCACTATGACCTGAAGTATGCATTGCGCCTGTGTGCAGAGCATGGGCACCACCATGCATGTGTCCATATTTACAAAGTGATGGAATTATATGAGGAGGCTGTGGATCTTGCCTTACag GTGGATGTTGATCTTGCCAAGTCCTGTGCAGATCTCCCTGAAGATGATGAGGAACTCCGGAAGAAGCTCTGGTTGAAGATTGCTCGTCATGTTGTTCAGGAAGAGAAGGATGTCAAGAAAGCAATGGCCTGCCTCTCCAGCTGTGCCCTACTGAAGATTGAAGACGTCCTGCCATTCTTTCCAGACTTTGTCACTATTGACCATTTCAAGGAGGCAATCTGTAACTCCCTGGAGGACTACAACAAGCACATTGAGGAGCTGAAAAGGGAGATGGAGGAAGCCACACAGAGCGCCAAGAGAATCCGAGAGGACATTCAGGAAATGAGAAATAAGTATGGCTTTGTGGAGCCTCAGGAAAAATGTGCTGCTTGTGACTTTCCACTTCTAAACCGCCCTTTTTACCTTTTCCTGTGTGGTCACATGTTTCATTATGACTGTCTCCTccaagctgttttcccaaacctTCCTGCCTATAAGCAGGCAAAACTCGAAGATCTTCAGAAGAAGCTGGCAGCTACCAGTCAGCCTTCCAAGAGCCACCATCGTCCCAAAGATGCGGATACCATTAGCTTGGGGAAAGGGCAGCAGAGCCGGGAACAGATCAAAGCTGACATTGATGATATTGTGGCAGCCGAATGTGTGTACTGTGGTGAGCTGATGATCCGGTCTATTGACAAGCCTTTTATTGATCCCCAAAAGTATGAAGAGGAGATGCAAAGCTGGCTGTAG